From a region of the Methanolinea sp. genome:
- a CDS encoding nucleotide-binding protein, which yields MATDRNGHPRRIGVLLDANALMAQVQFRIDIFEGLGNLIGSYEPLILPEVLEELRGLACSHGKEGAAARSALILAGRCAVVESPGDHGSVDEKILYYANTHGCMVVTNDRGLRNALLGKGIPVISLSGRQRLELFRN from the coding sequence ATGGCGACTGATCGGAATGGGCACCCTCGCCGAATAGGGGTCCTCCTGGATGCCAACGCCCTGATGGCCCAGGTGCAGTTCAGGATCGATATCTTCGAAGGGCTGGGAAATCTTATCGGATCCTACGAACCATTGATCCTCCCTGAAGTGCTCGAAGAACTCCGCGGACTTGCATGCTCCCATGGAAAGGAAGGGGCCGCGGCCCGTTCCGCGCTCATCCTTGCCGGGCGGTGCGCCGTGGTGGAGAGCCCGGGTGATCACGGGTCGGTTGATGAGAAGATCCTATATTATGCAAACACGCATGGGTGCATGGTAGTGACCAATGACCGGGGTCTCCGGAACGCGCTGCTCGGGAAGGGCATCCCGGTGATATCGCTTTCGGGCAGACAGCGGCTTGAATTGTTCAGGAACTAG
- a CDS encoding translation initiation factor IF-2 subunit gamma, translated as MRDATIPSVNIGVVGHVDHGKTTLVYGMTEAWTDRHSEEIKRGISIRLGYADATFYRCEQCSGPDAYTTKPECPACGGKPVPFRSISFVDAPGHETLMATMLSGSALMDGAMLVIAANEPCPQPQTKEHLMALELVGIKNIVIVQNKIDVVSQKDALKHYQQIKAFVKGTIAEHAPVIPVSAQKQVNIGALIEALDATIPEPARDPDAAPVMLVARSFDINKPGTSWREVKGGVIGGSLVRGVLREGDDIEIRPGRQVQAENKIRWEPITTRITTINVGLKKVAEASPGGLLGIGTKLDPALTKSDALAGQVVGHVGALPPVWDRLKFHVTLMERVVGATSELSIEPLKHNEPLMLSVGTAVTVGVVTTAKKDLVEVTLKRPVCVEIGSRIAISRQLGARWRLIGMGTLAE; from the coding sequence TTGCGGGATGCTACCATTCCAAGCGTCAACATCGGGGTCGTCGGCCACGTTGACCACGGCAAGACGACGCTCGTCTACGGGATGACCGAAGCGTGGACGGATCGCCACAGCGAGGAGATAAAACGGGGCATCTCGATCCGCCTCGGGTACGCCGATGCGACGTTCTACCGGTGTGAGCAGTGCAGCGGCCCGGATGCCTATACCACGAAGCCCGAATGCCCGGCCTGCGGCGGAAAACCGGTCCCCTTCCGGTCGATCTCCTTTGTCGACGCTCCCGGGCACGAGACGCTGATGGCCACCATGCTCTCGGGTTCGGCGCTCATGGACGGGGCGATGCTGGTGATCGCCGCCAACGAGCCCTGCCCGCAGCCGCAGACCAAGGAGCACCTGATGGCGCTCGAGCTCGTCGGGATAAAAAACATCGTCATCGTCCAGAACAAGATCGACGTGGTCTCCCAGAAGGACGCCCTGAAGCACTACCAGCAGATCAAAGCATTCGTGAAAGGAACGATCGCAGAACATGCGCCGGTCATCCCGGTATCGGCCCAGAAACAGGTCAACATCGGAGCCCTCATCGAGGCCCTCGATGCCACGATCCCCGAACCGGCCCGGGACCCGGACGCCGCCCCGGTCATGCTGGTCGCCCGGTCCTTTGACATCAACAAGCCGGGAACGAGCTGGCGGGAGGTCAAGGGCGGGGTCATCGGAGGGTCCCTGGTACGGGGGGTTCTCAGGGAAGGCGATGATATCGAGATCCGTCCCGGACGACAGGTCCAGGCCGAGAACAAGATCCGGTGGGAACCGATCACCACCAGGATCACCACCATAAACGTGGGGCTCAAGAAAGTCGCCGAAGCATCTCCCGGAGGACTGCTCGGCATCGGCACGAAACTCGACCCGGCCCTGACCAAGAGCGATGCCCTGGCCGGCCAGGTCGTCGGACATGTCGGAGCACTTCCGCCGGTCTGGGACCGCCTGAAGTTCCATGTCACCCTCATGGAACGGGTGGTTGGCGCCACCAGCGAGCTCTCCATCGAACCACTGAAGCACAATGAACCGCTGATGCTCTCGGTCGGCACCGCAGTGACGGTAGGCGTGGTCACCACTGCAAAAAAAGACCTGGTCGAGGTTACCCTGAAACGACCGGTCTGCGTGGAGATCGGGTCACGGATCGCCATAAGCCGTCAGCTGGGGGCCAGATGGCGACTGATCGGAATGGGCACCCTCGCCGAATAG
- the nikR gene encoding nickel-responsive transcriptional regulator NikR, which translates to MTVDTELSRIGISLPKNLLDKFDEIITYRGYSSRSEGIRDAIRSYITYYKWMSDVTGERQGVITMIYDHGQRGLLSTLTDIQHEFMEIIQAMLHSHVTHDRCLEIILVRGEGSDLKTLAERLMSQKGVETVKLTTIPLSD; encoded by the coding sequence ATGACCGTTGATACTGAATTATCCCGGATAGGAATATCGCTTCCAAAGAACCTGCTTGACAAATTCGACGAGATCATAACCTACCGGGGATACTCGTCCCGGTCGGAGGGGATCCGGGATGCCATCCGCAGCTACATCACCTACTACAAGTGGATGTCGGACGTGACCGGAGAGCGACAGGGGGTCATCACCATGATCTATGACCACGGGCAGCGCGGGCTGCTCTCCACGCTCACCGATATCCAGCACGAGTTCATGGAGATCATCCAGGCCATGCTCCATTCCCACGTCACCCATGATCGCTGCCTGGAGATCATCCTGGTGCGCGGGGAGGGCTCGGACCTGAAGACCCTGGCGGAGCGCCTGATGTCGCAAAAAGGGGTCGAAACGGTGAAGCTTACCACCATCCCGCTCAGCGATTAG
- a CDS encoding DUF2098 domain-containing protein, protein MNADEIAVGMQVRYPRTGTAGTVTRIEQMKGGLFAEIDTTGLLYRADQLIAVASPMREPQKRDRELDYKQVKKEMEFLSGVGFQEAIANIDQSCEGGG, encoded by the coding sequence ATGAACGCCGATGAGATCGCGGTCGGCATGCAGGTCCGCTACCCGAGGACCGGCACCGCGGGCACGGTGACCAGGATCGAACAGATGAAGGGTGGCCTGTTTGCCGAGATCGATACAACCGGGCTCCTGTACCGGGCAGACCAGCTGATCGCAGTGGCCTCCCCGATGAGGGAGCCTCAGAAAAGGGACCGGGAACTGGATTACAAACAGGTGAAAAAGGAGATGGAGTTCCTCTCGGGGGTCGGGTTCCAGGAGGCGATCGCCAACATCGACCAGAGCTGTGAAGGCGGCGGCTAA
- a CDS encoding YcaO-related McrA-glycine thioamidation protein, translating into MRYTLQRVQKHYFDGTHRVKSPEETLSIVEPLMGRVGVEEVRDITGVDRVGIPCFTAFRPRAARGGVRYHAGKGKDPVQARVSSLMEAVERYSGEYHGDAMEFASYEEIGVHRAIDPEDLVLPRPLGQGERLHWSPAYDLLNDEEVFVPSNAVFHPYDTLGMTMPLFASDTNGLASGNVIEEAILHAILEVMERDAMSMAEQARCMGTRVEIDIDCPAREVRDRFESCGIAVYLWLVEGRTGIPTIAAAGDDTVARDPGLLVMGSGTHPDPAIAALRALTELAQSRASHLHGGRENPGRTQLLEKAGYERFRRINREWFADGVPVPLSSIGNRSTPFIDEDIRVVLEELRPHVERVCICDLSRTEIPVVRVIVPGLEVSHVNRERVRRRGAGMHDRTR; encoded by the coding sequence ATGAGGTATACGCTCCAACGCGTACAGAAACACTATTTTGACGGGACCCACCGGGTGAAGTCTCCCGAGGAAACGCTCTCAATCGTCGAACCGCTCATGGGCAGGGTCGGGGTCGAGGAGGTCCGGGACATCACCGGCGTTGACCGGGTGGGCATTCCCTGTTTCACCGCATTCCGTCCCCGTGCCGCACGGGGCGGTGTGCGGTACCACGCCGGGAAGGGAAAGGACCCGGTCCAGGCCAGGGTATCCTCCCTTATGGAGGCCGTTGAGCGGTACAGCGGCGAGTACCACGGGGATGCCATGGAGTTTGCGTCCTACGAGGAGATCGGTGTGCACCGGGCCATCGATCCCGAAGACCTGGTGCTCCCGCGACCCCTGGGACAGGGCGAGAGACTTCACTGGAGCCCGGCCTACGACCTGCTCAATGACGAGGAGGTCTTCGTCCCGAGCAATGCGGTCTTTCACCCCTACGATACCCTGGGCATGACCATGCCCCTCTTTGCGAGCGATACCAACGGCCTTGCCAGCGGGAATGTCATCGAAGAGGCGATCCTGCACGCCATCCTCGAAGTGATGGAGCGGGATGCCATGAGCATGGCCGAGCAGGCCCGCTGTATGGGGACCCGGGTGGAGATCGATATCGACTGCCCGGCACGGGAGGTGAGGGACCGGTTCGAGTCCTGCGGGATCGCGGTTTACCTCTGGCTGGTGGAGGGGAGGACAGGCATCCCCACCATCGCTGCAGCCGGTGACGACACGGTGGCCCGGGACCCGGGGCTCCTGGTGATGGGATCGGGTACCCACCCGGACCCGGCCATCGCCGCCCTGCGGGCCCTGACCGAACTTGCCCAGAGCCGGGCTTCTCACCTGCACGGGGGCCGCGAGAACCCGGGCCGCACGCAACTGCTCGAGAAGGCAGGGTACGAACGTTTCAGGCGGATCAACCGGGAGTGGTTTGCCGATGGTGTCCCGGTCCCGCTTTCATCGATCGGGAACCGTTCGACCCCGTTCATCGACGAGGATATACGGGTGGTGCTCGAGGAGCTCCGGCCGCACGTGGAGCGGGTCTGCATCTGTGACCTGTCCCGGACCGAGATCCCGGTGGTGCGGGTAATCGTTCCCGGCCTCGAGGTCTCCCACGTGAACCGGGAGCGGGTGCGGAGGAGGGGGGCCGGTATGCACGACCGGACCCGGTAA
- a CDS encoding histone deacetylase — MTSRCSAIFGEEFTVHELDIHRENPERIRRVISCLPDYISHIRPVTASFADLERVHHRGHIRMIEYFSSFDGIHYIDMDTYVNKGSFETALLAAGSSILAAERALDGEHCFALVRPPGHHAEPDRAMGFCLFNNAAVAAAWALEQVDRVAILDWDLHHGNGTQKIFYKSDRVLFCSVHMRNAFPGTGWIDEIGEGRGMGFTLNAPLQQGCGIDDYACLFTRVFAEALGHFKPDLLIISAGQDTLGDDPMNGMRLAPQDFRVLTRILMEAVDQPLALVLEGGYGPSLGEAVAEIFGALHDEPVKMPSGTPRESTLRTVAQLEKVMI; from the coding sequence ATGACCTCCCGGTGCTCGGCAATTTTTGGCGAGGAATTCACCGTCCACGAACTCGACATCCACCGGGAAAACCCGGAGCGTATCCGCAGGGTGATCTCCTGCCTCCCGGACTACATCAGTCACATAAGGCCGGTCACGGCCTCGTTTGCCGACCTCGAGCGGGTGCACCACCGGGGCCACATCAGGATGATCGAGTACTTCAGCTCTTTTGACGGCATCCACTACATCGACATGGACACCTACGTCAACAAGGGATCCTTTGAGACCGCGCTGCTGGCAGCGGGCTCATCGATCCTGGCCGCCGAGCGGGCTTTAGACGGAGAGCACTGCTTTGCCCTTGTCCGCCCCCCCGGCCACCACGCCGAGCCGGACCGGGCCATGGGTTTTTGCCTCTTCAACAACGCCGCGGTGGCCGCGGCATGGGCCCTGGAACAGGTCGACCGGGTCGCCATCCTCGACTGGGACCTCCACCACGGCAACGGGACCCAGAAGATATTCTACAAGAGCGACCGGGTATTGTTCTGCTCGGTCCATATGAGGAATGCATTCCCCGGCACCGGCTGGATCGACGAGATAGGGGAGGGGAGGGGCATGGGGTTCACCCTGAATGCCCCCCTCCAGCAGGGCTGCGGGATCGATGACTATGCCTGCCTGTTCACCCGTGTTTTTGCCGAAGCGCTGGGCCATTTCAAGCCCGATCTCCTGATCATCTCCGCCGGGCAGGACACGCTCGGTGACGATCCCATGAACGGGATGAGGCTTGCCCCCCAGGACTTCAGGGTGCTGACGAGGATCCTGATGGAGGCGGTCGACCAGCCCCTGGCACTGGTCCTGGAAGGCGGGTACGGCCCATCGCTCGGTGAGGCCGTGGCCGAGATCTTCGGGGCCCTCCATGACGAGCCGGTAAAGATGCCCTCCGGGACACCCCGCGAAAGCACACTGCGGACCGTTGCCCAGCTCGAAAAAGTGATGATTTGA
- a CDS encoding oligosaccharyl transferase, archaeosortase A system-associated, whose amino-acid sequence MDILGKIKEKNTLITIGILLVLFLVVLYIRGLPVVNLGTTDILNIVGSDDPMYNLRQTEQVLANFPSYAWYEAMTLFPTGQTVPWGPLFIWMTATVSLITGASTRTEIIEAALWVPPLLAALMVPVTFALSRKIWNWKAGIFGAVFIAFIGGQFFFRSLAGYLDHHVAEVLFSTIFILAYTCALVTIRKHPVDFSNRSTLKMPLISASIAGFAYILGILVMPTIILYGVIVSVFTIVIFIIDTWYDISGAGILLLNSVVFGLAALAIGALRIPGTGLELFLYSPGQILAYIAVIAGTGVLYLLSEYCRKKSRALFPVAVIVLLTLTFAAAMVILPDLFASFIDGLKAFFGFHPYAITIQEARPWTLAEAWQVFNLGLLLMIGGILILLYKNWKQYRPEHIFVLVWTVFIIIAAFREVRYEYYLAANVAVLGGICVGAALEYAWPDIKAMGKRAAVKGPKEEPKEEKGSVKKKKADAAAKKSRQKTSPKPKVNYATILVTGIICACAVIFVVTSSATQYAVASSGAIRMNQDWRESLEWMNTSTPDTGVDYFAIYDRETFTYPDTAYGVMSWWDYGHLITYVARRIPNANPFQSGITPNGSADFFMSQSEEETNRIADLKGTRYVMTDIEMDTGKFWAMATWYNASVGQRPYQPVYLVPVDPANPRNFQPMTMYTGEYFRTTISRLHNFDGSFTLPGQVYYIEYTTSQGTSYPIVTNAQVMEASQAHAAADQYNAHPPEGHHAAVVSPVIVQPTVTLPALQHYRLVHESPSNVFGGKAPVDLKYVKVFEYVPGARIKGEGIIELPLVTNTGRQFTWQAESVNGEFVVPYSTEGNPYDVRAAGKYRITGTGREVAVSEAAVMGGAAVP is encoded by the coding sequence ATGGATATTCTGGGAAAGATCAAGGAAAAAAACACCCTTATTACCATCGGCATTCTGCTCGTCCTGTTCCTCGTGGTTCTCTATATCAGGGGACTTCCTGTCGTGAACCTCGGGACAACCGATATCCTCAACATCGTTGGTAGCGATGATCCCATGTATAATCTCCGGCAGACGGAGCAGGTGCTGGCCAATTTCCCGTCATATGCATGGTATGAAGCAATGACGCTTTTTCCCACGGGCCAGACCGTGCCCTGGGGCCCCCTCTTTATCTGGATGACCGCCACAGTGAGTTTGATTACCGGAGCTTCGACAAGGACCGAGATTATCGAGGCAGCACTGTGGGTGCCCCCCCTGCTTGCAGCACTCATGGTCCCGGTCACGTTTGCACTTTCACGAAAAATATGGAACTGGAAGGCCGGAATTTTCGGGGCGGTCTTCATAGCATTCATCGGGGGCCAGTTCTTTTTCAGATCTCTTGCCGGCTACCTGGACCACCACGTGGCCGAAGTCCTGTTCAGCACCATCTTTATTCTTGCTTATACCTGTGCGCTGGTTACTATCCGGAAACATCCGGTTGATTTCAGCAACAGGAGCACCCTGAAGATGCCATTGATATCGGCATCCATCGCCGGATTTGCCTACATCCTCGGGATCCTCGTGATGCCGACCATCATACTCTATGGCGTTATCGTTTCAGTATTCACGATTGTCATATTCATCATCGATACATGGTACGATATATCCGGAGCCGGAATACTGCTCCTGAATTCCGTGGTGTTCGGATTAGCCGCCCTTGCCATAGGTGCTTTAAGGATTCCGGGAACGGGGCTGGAGCTGTTTCTCTATTCTCCCGGACAGATACTTGCCTACATCGCTGTTATAGCAGGAACAGGTGTTCTCTATCTCCTCTCAGAATATTGCAGGAAAAAAAGTCGTGCCCTCTTCCCTGTCGCGGTTATCGTGTTGTTGACGCTCACGTTTGCAGCCGCGATGGTCATCCTTCCTGACCTTTTTGCCTCGTTCATTGATGGCCTGAAAGCCTTCTTTGGATTTCACCCCTATGCCATCACCATCCAGGAGGCCCGCCCCTGGACTCTTGCCGAGGCATGGCAGGTCTTCAACCTAGGTCTTCTCCTGATGATCGGGGGAATCCTCATCCTCCTCTATAAGAACTGGAAGCAATACCGTCCGGAACACATCTTTGTCCTGGTCTGGACAGTATTCATCATCATCGCTGCCTTCCGGGAGGTCCGTTACGAGTACTACCTTGCTGCGAACGTGGCGGTGCTGGGAGGGATCTGTGTCGGAGCCGCCCTCGAATACGCCTGGCCGGACATCAAGGCAATGGGAAAACGTGCCGCAGTAAAAGGGCCAAAAGAAGAGCCGAAGGAAGAGAAGGGATCGGTGAAGAAGAAGAAAGCTGATGCTGCTGCCAAAAAGTCCAGGCAAAAAACCTCTCCGAAGCCGAAAGTCAACTATGCAACCATTCTTGTCACCGGGATCATCTGTGCCTGTGCGGTCATCTTTGTGGTGACATCATCTGCCACGCAGTACGCGGTCGCATCTTCGGGGGCCATCAGGATGAACCAGGACTGGCGTGAATCCCTGGAGTGGATGAACACATCGACACCGGATACTGGAGTCGACTACTTCGCCATCTACGACCGGGAGACCTTCACCTATCCCGACACCGCATACGGCGTCATGTCCTGGTGGGACTATGGCCACCTGATCACCTACGTTGCCAGGCGTATCCCTAACGCCAACCCGTTCCAGTCAGGTATTACGCCGAATGGATCGGCAGACTTTTTCATGTCCCAGTCGGAAGAAGAGACCAACCGTATCGCGGATCTCAAGGGCACCCGCTACGTCATGACCGACATCGAGATGGACACCGGCAAGTTCTGGGCGATGGCCACCTGGTACAATGCATCGGTCGGACAGCGGCCCTACCAGCCCGTCTATCTCGTCCCCGTGGACCCGGCAAACCCGCGGAACTTCCAGCCGATGACGATGTACACCGGCGAGTACTTCCGCACCACCATCTCCAGGCTCCACAACTTTGACGGGTCGTTCACCCTGCCCGGGCAGGTCTACTACATCGAGTACACCACGTCCCAGGGCACATCGTACCCCATCGTCACGAACGCCCAGGTGATGGAAGCCTCGCAGGCCCATGCTGCAGCTGACCAGTATAATGCCCACCCACCGGAAGGACACCATGCAGCGGTCGTAAGCCCGGTCATTGTCCAGCCGACCGTAACCCTGCCGGCCCTCCAGCATTACCGGCTGGTCCATGAATCTCCATCCAACGTGTTCGGCGGGAAGGCCCCGGTGGATCTCAAGTACGTCAAGGTCTTCGAGTACGTGCCCGGTGCCCGGATCAAAGGGGAGGGCATCATCGAGCTGCCGCTGGTTACCAACACCGGCAGGCAGTTCACCTGGCAGGCGGAGAGCGTGAACGGCGAATTCGTGGTGCCCTACTCTACCGAGGGCAACCCCTACGATGTCAGGGCTGCCGGAAAGTACCGCATCACCGGGACCGGCCGGGAGGTCGCCGTCAGCGAAGCGGCAGTTATGGGCGGGGCAGCGGTCCCGTAA
- a CDS encoding flippase: MSIEPIRRQALISFAKLIILTLLGYIATMYFAHVLGPGVLGSYYLFLAYYGVFSLIGDGGFGGAATKRISEGHEPNQFFSAYIVLRVILLAVSVISLLAISSQLTDFVTSGLLPLLILALITGTIAGFSSTGVYGAGKVGVVQTSDFLNNSVKTIVQIIATYLGYAAYGLAGGFIIGMFVGLVINFRYLPLKLARFGKDHLKSLFSFSFWIFLTSSGFLVFSTADTILIGHFLTNADVGIYRIAYQLSGVALFTCMALNVVLFPRMSRWGVEGDLAGIKNALSRAFSFSLLFALPVLIGGLVLSDRLLFFLYGADFEQGSLALIILLIMQIFGIFVTLQITCLNALDYPRKSFVATSCAAIINIILNLFFIPLLGITGAALATLISVSLNALLSYLYLSQTIPILVERGPLRNILFSALCMGVCVGVYRLVFDLTSVVSLAGVILIGAALYFLILLRLDSHLKQELVGFLQIFGLQ, from the coding sequence ATGTCCATTGAACCAATACGGCGGCAGGCACTCATCTCTTTTGCCAAACTCATCATCCTCACGCTCCTTGGATATATTGCAACCATGTACTTCGCCCATGTGCTCGGGCCGGGAGTGCTTGGCTCATATTACCTTTTTCTTGCCTATTACGGAGTCTTTTCATTGATAGGTGATGGTGGTTTTGGCGGTGCGGCAACCAAGCGTATCAGCGAGGGACATGAACCGAACCAGTTTTTCTCGGCCTACATTGTTCTTCGGGTTATCCTGCTGGCCGTCTCCGTGATTTCCCTGCTGGCAATCTCCTCACAGCTTACCGATTTTGTCACATCCGGTTTGCTGCCGCTCCTGATCCTTGCCCTCATCACCGGCACTATTGCCGGGTTCTCCTCTACCGGAGTATACGGTGCCGGAAAAGTGGGTGTGGTCCAGACAAGCGATTTCCTGAACAACAGTGTGAAAACCATCGTCCAGATTATTGCCACCTATCTTGGATATGCCGCATATGGCCTTGCAGGAGGTTTTATTATCGGCATGTTCGTCGGGCTCGTGATTAATTTTCGCTATCTCCCGTTAAAACTGGCCAGGTTCGGAAAGGACCATTTAAAAAGTTTATTTTCATTCTCATTCTGGATTTTTCTCACCTCCAGCGGGTTTCTTGTCTTTTCCACCGCAGATACCATTCTCATCGGCCACTTCCTGACAAATGCTGACGTGGGCATTTACCGGATTGCATACCAGTTATCAGGTGTCGCTCTTTTCACATGCATGGCGCTCAATGTAGTCCTCTTCCCAAGAATGAGTCGCTGGGGTGTTGAAGGGGATCTTGCCGGTATCAAGAATGCATTGTCCAGAGCGTTTTCGTTCTCCTTGCTTTTCGCCCTACCGGTTCTTATCGGAGGACTCGTTCTTTCGGACCGGCTTCTTTTCTTCCTGTACGGGGCTGATTTTGAGCAGGGTTCTCTTGCTTTGATCATCCTCCTCATCATGCAGATTTTTGGAATATTTGTAACCCTCCAGATTACCTGCCTGAATGCCCTGGATTATCCCCGGAAATCGTTCGTGGCCACTTCATGTGCGGCGATCATCAATATCATTCTCAATTTATTCTTTATTCCTCTGCTTGGAATCACCGGAGCGGCGCTGGCAACACTGATATCAGTGTCGTTGAACGCCCTGCTTTCTTACCTATATCTCTCGCAGACAATCCCGATCCTGGTTGAACGTGGTCCATTGCGGAATATTTTGTTTTCAGCCCTCTGCATGGGGGTTTGCGTTGGAGTATACCGGCTCGTATTTGACCTGACCTCAGTGGTGTCACTTGCTGGGGTTATTCTCATTGGAGCTGCCTTGTATTTCTTAATATTATTGCGACTCGACAGCCATCTCAAGCAGGAACTGGTTGGTTTTTTACAGATATTTGGTCTGCAGTGA
- a CDS encoding glycosyltransferase family 4 protein, which translates to MGPSTRFLSGITYFTIRLANALAGIGQIDALLFRHMLPLKLFPGWKRVGRIRTDEKFLPAVGVAEILDWYNPLTWMRAYAIARKAEVLIIPWWTSSVAHMYLFLQVLTRKRVFTVIDFHEPVDPLEDATLPLRMYARITGRMVRELADGYVAHTLYDRDLIVKRYGILPEEVAIIPHGLYDQYASIKTDEARRRLGIREEYVILFFGLLRKFKGVRYLIEGFEQLPDDVRTNSRLCIVGEAWEDQESVAMARSSPDSGRITVVDRYISDEEVALFYSASDVFVGPYTKEAHDPCAVCHIAMSYGIPVVASHTGGMIESLGSYPGVFFVPPEDPAAIANALVQVFQDLGKRYEAPEELRWDQVARKWKSLLSSAGIG; encoded by the coding sequence GGGATCACCTATTTTACTATTCGCCTTGCCAATGCCCTGGCAGGCATTGGACAGATAGACGCGCTGCTCTTCCGGCATATGCTTCCCCTGAAGCTCTTCCCGGGATGGAAACGGGTAGGGAGGATCAGGACCGATGAAAAGTTTCTGCCGGCGGTTGGAGTTGCTGAAATTCTGGATTGGTACAACCCGTTGACCTGGATGCGGGCATATGCCATTGCCAGGAAGGCAGAGGTTCTCATCATTCCCTGGTGGACATCGAGCGTCGCCCACATGTACCTTTTTCTCCAGGTTCTCACCAGGAAAAGGGTGTTTACCGTGATTGATTTTCATGAACCGGTAGATCCACTGGAGGATGCCACCCTCCCCCTGCGTATGTATGCTAGGATAACCGGGAGGATGGTACGCGAACTCGCTGATGGTTACGTTGCACACACCCTCTATGACCGCGATCTCATCGTAAAACGGTATGGCATTCTGCCTGAAGAAGTCGCGATCATCCCCCATGGGCTGTATGACCAGTACGCATCGATAAAGACAGATGAAGCACGTAGAAGGTTAGGGATACGGGAGGAATATGTCATCCTCTTTTTCGGGCTCCTGAGAAAATTCAAGGGAGTCCGCTACCTCATCGAAGGATTCGAGCAATTGCCGGACGATGTGAGGACGAACTCACGCCTTTGTATCGTCGGAGAAGCCTGGGAGGATCAGGAATCTGTTGCAATGGCACGGTCCTCTCCGGACTCCGGCCGGATCACGGTGGTTGACCGGTACATATCTGATGAAGAAGTCGCCCTCTTCTATTCAGCATCAGATGTTTTCGTCGGGCCGTACACAAAAGAAGCACACGATCCCTGCGCAGTCTGCCACATTGCCATGTCATACGGCATCCCCGTCGTCGCTTCCCATACGGGAGGTATGATCGAAAGCCTTGGTTCGTATCCCGGGGTGTTTTTCGTGCCTCCGGAAGATCCGGCAGCAATAGCAAATGCTCTCGTCCAGGTCTTTCAGGACCTGGGTAAACGGTATGAAGCCCCTGAAGAGCTCAGATGGGACCAGGTTGCAAGAAAATGGAAATCCCTGCTCTCCAGTGCCGGCATAGGGTGA